One Sphingomonas sp. OV641 genomic window carries:
- a CDS encoding thiamine phosphate synthase, whose amino-acid sequence MTDERMGDDLWRAVRRLPRGGGIVFRHHATALPERRRLFARLLRLARSRGLILIRAGDVPLAGEMGVHRAPGPGMTTWPVHDVREARRARQARASTAFISPVFATRSHPGADSLGRRRARRLALMLPMTRIALGGMDARRFRTMPGFDGWAAIDAWLPPNSRA is encoded by the coding sequence ATGACGGACGAGCGCATGGGGGATGATCTGTGGCGCGCGGTGCGCCGATTGCCGCGGGGTGGAGGAATCGTCTTCCGGCATCACGCGACAGCGCTTCCCGAGCGCCGGCGGTTGTTCGCCCGATTGCTGCGCTTGGCGCGTTCGCGCGGGCTGATCCTGATCCGCGCGGGCGATGTACCGCTGGCGGGGGAAATGGGCGTCCATCGCGCGCCCGGACCGGGAATGACGACCTGGCCGGTGCATGACGTGCGCGAGGCCCGGCGCGCCCGGCAGGCGAGGGCAAGCACGGCATTCATCTCGCCCGTCTTCGCGACGCGATCACACCCCGGTGCCGACAGCCTGGGGCGACGCCGAGCAAGGCGGCTGGCGCTGATGCTGCCGATGACGCGAATCGCGCTAGGCGGCATGGACGCGCGACGATTTCGGACAATGCCGGGCTTTGACGGCTGGGCAGCCATCGATGCGTGGCTTCCACCGAACAGCCGCGCGTGA
- the lptE gene encoding LPS assembly lipoprotein LptE produces MKRRLALAAGAAALLTLGGCGLKPLYSGGGSGAVASALGQVEVAPIEGKAGWLVTNALRDRLGAVPAGQTARYRLEIKLDDEITGLAIRRDDSVARERRTLRARYQLVELDRNGVVLDATAGSDAGIDVVGSDYATIAAESTALERLSERVADQILMRLAVYLGRTPTAP; encoded by the coding sequence ATGAAGCGGCGCCTCGCCCTCGCCGCCGGCGCCGCCGCCCTGTTGACGCTGGGCGGGTGCGGGCTGAAGCCGCTCTATTCGGGTGGCGGCTCTGGCGCCGTCGCCAGCGCGCTTGGCCAGGTCGAGGTGGCGCCGATCGAGGGCAAGGCGGGGTGGCTGGTCACCAATGCGCTTCGCGATCGCCTGGGCGCCGTTCCGGCGGGCCAGACAGCGCGCTACCGGCTGGAGATCAAGCTGGATGACGAGATCACCGGCCTCGCCATCCGGCGCGATGATTCGGTGGCGCGCGAGCGGCGGACGTTGCGGGCGCGCTATCAACTGGTCGAGCTGGATCGGAACGGTGTGGTGCTGGACGCGACGGCAGGGTCCGATGCGGGAATCGACGTGGTCGGGTCCGATTACGCCACAATCGCGGCCGAAAGCACCGCGCTGGAGCGGCTCTCAGAGCGCGTCGCAGACCAGATCCTGATGCGCCTCGCGGTTTATCTGGGGCGTACGCCCACCGCCCCATGA
- a CDS encoding 16S rRNA (guanine(527)-N(7))-methyltransferase RsmG — translation MSEDDARAAVEAIVGTAYMDRLARFVARVTEESERQNLVAKPTLAAIWERHVLDSAQLLPLAGDQPGLWADVGTGAGFPGMIIALATDRPVGLIEPRRMRAEFLASTLADEGLSNRVTVYQAKVERVVALSAAVISARAVASLSELLQSTAHIASMDTLYLLPKGQSATTEVNEARRRFEGLFHVEQSITSPEAGIVSARHVRQRR, via the coding sequence ATGAGCGAGGACGATGCACGAGCCGCCGTGGAGGCGATCGTCGGCACAGCGTATATGGACCGGCTCGCGCGTTTCGTTGCGCGGGTGACTGAGGAAAGTGAGCGGCAGAATCTGGTCGCCAAGCCAACGCTGGCTGCCATCTGGGAACGACACGTTCTCGATTCCGCGCAGCTCCTCCCGTTGGCTGGTGATCAGCCCGGCCTGTGGGCCGATGTTGGGACGGGTGCCGGCTTCCCCGGCATGATCATCGCCCTCGCCACTGATCGGCCGGTTGGCCTTATCGAGCCGCGGCGGATGCGCGCGGAGTTCCTGGCGTCCACCTTGGCAGACGAAGGTTTGTCGAACCGTGTCACGGTGTACCAGGCGAAGGTAGAGCGGGTTGTGGCGCTCTCAGCCGCGGTGATTTCGGCGCGCGCGGTCGCGTCATTATCGGAATTGTTGCAATCGACCGCGCATATCGCATCCATGGACACGCTTTACTTGCTCCCGAAGGGACAATCGGCCACGACAGAAGTGAACGAGGCGCGCCGCCGCTTTGAGGGATTGTTCCACGTGGAACAAAGCATCACCAGCCCCGAAGCCGGCATCGTCAGCGCCCGTCATGTGAGGCAGCGCCGATGA
- the holA gene encoding DNA polymerase III subunit delta, protein MKATEARLKAALDRPPADIRLYLLFGPDEAGALALADRLPRALGTDAERVDLEGAALRGDPARLADEAASLSLFGTSRHIRVTAAGDESLAAVTALLEADQAGNPVVMIAPSLKATSKVAKLALDSPLALALACYVPGGDQLEGIANEIARENGLRLGAGVARRLAQAGGGDRAVMTREIEKLALYLDAAVDRQKECDLDALDAVGADLGDAETGDVINAIIGAEPAVLGEALRRFDEAGTSPVPWLRALARRLAALAEMKGEVVNGGDIAGVMKRHRVFFKEEAATSAALRRWSPQALSRALALVRAAERDVMAGSGGAGDVLAAQAMMELAVKLRR, encoded by the coding sequence ATGAAGGCGACGGAAGCCCGCCTGAAGGCGGCGCTGGACCGGCCGCCTGCCGATATCCGGCTATACCTGCTGTTCGGCCCTGACGAAGCCGGTGCCTTGGCGCTTGCCGATCGTCTGCCTCGTGCGCTCGGCACGGACGCGGAAAGGGTCGATCTGGAAGGCGCTGCCTTGCGCGGGGATCCGGCACGGCTTGCGGATGAGGCCGCCTCGCTGTCACTGTTCGGGACGTCGCGGCACATCCGGGTCACGGCCGCCGGCGATGAGAGCCTCGCGGCCGTGACTGCGTTGCTCGAAGCGGATCAAGCGGGCAATCCGGTGGTGATGATCGCGCCATCGCTGAAGGCGACATCCAAGGTGGCGAAGCTCGCGCTCGACTCTCCGCTCGCGCTGGCGCTTGCCTGTTATGTCCCCGGCGGTGATCAGCTTGAAGGCATCGCAAACGAAATTGCGCGTGAGAATGGCCTGCGGCTGGGCGCCGGGGTGGCACGGCGCCTCGCGCAGGCCGGCGGCGGCGATCGCGCGGTGATGACGCGCGAGATCGAGAAGCTGGCCTTGTACCTCGACGCCGCCGTTGATCGTCAGAAGGAATGCGATCTCGATGCGCTGGATGCGGTCGGCGCGGATCTGGGCGATGCGGAAACAGGTGACGTGATCAACGCGATCATCGGCGCCGAACCTGCCGTTCTGGGCGAGGCGCTTCGGCGCTTCGACGAGGCGGGAACCTCGCCGGTGCCCTGGCTGCGCGCGCTCGCTCGGCGGCTGGCAGCGCTCGCTGAGATGAAGGGCGAAGTGGTGAATGGCGGCGATATCGCCGGCGTCATGAAGCGGCACCGCGTCTTCTTCAAGGAAGAGGCCGCGACATCTGCTGCCCTGCGTCGCTGGTCGCCACAGGCGCTGTCACGCGCGCTGGCACTGGTCCGCGCGGCCGAACGCGATGTGATGGCCGGATCAGGGGGCGCAGGCGACGTGCTGGCCGCGCAGGCGATGATGGAGCTCGCCGTCAAGCTCCGCCGCTGA
- a CDS encoding exodeoxyribonuclease III translates to MKIVSWNINSVRFRIAIVEQFLREAQPDILCLQETKVIDADFPAEAFRQLGYQHILLHGQRMHHGVAIISRVPITEDDRLDWQANREARHIGVRLENGVRLENVYVPAGGDVPDREANPKFGQKLDFVQRMTEWSEALDCPTILTGDFNIAPLPSDVWSHKALLKVVSHTPIEVEALDRLKASNDWVDLGRHFHPAPARLHTWWSYRSPDWTKNDRGRRLDHMWATGNVAKAAQSHHVYEACRSWLKPSDHVPIMTEFAF, encoded by the coding sequence GTGAAGATCGTCAGCTGGAACATCAATTCGGTCCGTTTCCGCATCGCCATCGTTGAGCAGTTCCTGCGCGAGGCTCAGCCGGACATCCTGTGCCTGCAGGAGACCAAGGTCATCGACGCCGACTTCCCGGCCGAGGCCTTTCGTCAGCTCGGCTACCAGCACATCCTGCTTCATGGCCAGCGGATGCATCATGGCGTGGCGATCATCAGCCGCGTGCCGATCACCGAGGACGACCGGCTGGATTGGCAGGCCAATCGCGAGGCGCGGCATATCGGCGTGCGGCTGGAAAACGGCGTCAGGCTGGAGAATGTCTATGTTCCGGCCGGCGGCGACGTGCCCGATCGCGAGGCGAACCCGAAGTTTGGGCAGAAGCTCGATTTCGTGCAGCGCATGACCGAATGGTCCGAGGCGCTCGACTGCCCGACGATCCTGACCGGCGACTTCAACATCGCGCCGCTGCCCAGCGACGTATGGAGCCACAAGGCGCTGCTGAAGGTCGTCAGCCATACGCCGATCGAGGTGGAGGCGCTGGACCGGCTGAAGGCGTCCAACGACTGGGTCGATCTCGGCCGGCATTTTCACCCAGCGCCCGCACGGCTCCATACCTGGTGGAGCTATCGCTCGCCGGACTGGACGAAGAATGATCGCGGGCGGCGACTGGATCACATGTGGGCCACGGGGAATGTGGCGAAGGCGGCGCAATCCCACCATGTGTACGAGGCGTGCCGCAGCTGGCTGAAGCCATCCGATCACGTCCCGATCATGACGGAGTTCGCCTTTTGA
- a CDS encoding ParA family protein yields MIRIAVANQKGGVGKTTSAINLATALAATGKRVLLIDLDPQGNASTGLGITQAQRQASSYNVLVDQASVDEAAVRTGVPRLDVLPATVDLSGAEIELVELEHRTHRLHRALDAASPRWDIALIDCPPSLGLLTINAMVAADSLFVPLQCEFFALEGLSQLLTTVERIRARFNPSLSIIGVALTMYDRRNRLTEQVSADVRAVLGKVVFDTVIPRNVRLSEAPSHGLPALIYDHRCSGSQAYIALARELIARLPHTEEVAA; encoded by the coding sequence ATGATCCGAATTGCAGTTGCCAATCAGAAGGGCGGCGTGGGCAAGACCACGTCGGCGATCAATCTTGCGACAGCGCTTGCAGCCACCGGCAAGCGCGTCCTGCTGATCGACCTTGATCCGCAAGGCAATGCCTCTACGGGTCTCGGCATTACGCAGGCCCAGCGGCAGGCCTCCAGCTATAACGTACTGGTGGACCAGGCCTCCGTCGATGAGGCGGCCGTGCGAACCGGCGTGCCGCGCCTCGACGTGCTGCCCGCGACGGTCGACCTTTCCGGCGCCGAGATCGAGCTGGTCGAGCTTGAGCACCGCACGCATCGGCTGCACCGTGCGCTTGATGCCGCCTCCCCTCGCTGGGACATTGCCCTGATCGACTGCCCTCCGTCGCTTGGGCTGCTCACCATCAATGCGATGGTGGCCGCAGATTCGCTGTTCGTGCCCCTCCAGTGCGAGTTTTTCGCACTGGAGGGGCTAAGCCAGCTGCTCACCACTGTTGAGCGCATCCGCGCGCGGTTCAACCCGTCGCTGTCTATCATCGGCGTCGCGCTGACCATGTACGATCGCCGGAACCGACTAACGGAACAGGTGTCGGCGGATGTCCGCGCCGTGCTTGGCAAGGTGGTGTTCGACACCGTGATCCCGCGCAATGTGCGCCTGTCGGAGGCGCCAAGCCATGGCTTGCCCGCACTGATCTACGACCACCGCTGCAGCGGATCGCAGGCCTATATAGCGCTCGCGCGGGAGCTGATCGCGCGCCTGCCCCACACCGAAGAGGTTGCAGCATGA
- a CDS encoding ParB/RepB/Spo0J family partition protein: MTDTKRRGGLGRGLGALLGDIARDDSPADTSGSPPAGVRLIPVSAIAPHPDQPRRHFDEDALNELAASIAERGIIQPIVVRPHGHNYQIVAGERRWRAAQRARLHEVPVVVRDYSDSETLQIALVENIQRQDLNAIEEAEAYSRLVDEFGHTQEVLAKTVHKSRSHVANLLRLLDLPKTVQARVVDGSLSMGHARAIIGAPDAEQLAEQVVIKGLSVRQTEKLAQTAKPGSVRKPARQRPDQVGQGASDADVAALERQLGDLLGLRVKITFGAGGGAVTIDYSTLDQLDMLCQRLSGEPI, encoded by the coding sequence ATGACTGATACGAAGCGCCGCGGCGGCCTTGGCCGGGGATTGGGCGCGCTGCTGGGCGACATTGCGCGGGACGATTCGCCCGCAGACACCAGCGGCAGCCCGCCTGCCGGCGTTCGCCTGATCCCGGTCAGCGCGATCGCGCCGCATCCGGATCAGCCCCGCCGCCACTTCGACGAGGATGCCCTTAACGAACTCGCCGCCTCCATTGCGGAGCGCGGCATCATCCAGCCCATCGTCGTGCGCCCGCATGGCCACAATTATCAAATTGTCGCCGGCGAGCGGCGTTGGCGCGCGGCACAGCGCGCCCGGCTGCACGAAGTACCGGTCGTCGTTCGCGATTATTCTGATAGCGAAACGCTTCAGATCGCGCTGGTCGAGAACATCCAGCGGCAGGATCTCAACGCGATCGAAGAGGCGGAAGCATATAGCCGGCTGGTCGATGAGTTCGGCCATACGCAGGAGGTACTGGCCAAGACCGTTCACAAGTCGCGCAGCCATGTCGCGAACCTGCTTCGGCTGCTCGACCTGCCCAAGACGGTTCAGGCGCGGGTGGTGGATGGCTCGCTCAGCATGGGCCACGCCCGGGCGATCATCGGCGCGCCTGACGCAGAACAGCTGGCGGAGCAGGTCGTCATCAAGGGTCTGTCCGTTCGCCAGACCGAGAAGCTCGCCCAGACTGCCAAGCCTGGCTCCGTGCGAAAGCCGGCCCGTCAGCGCCCGGACCAAGTGGGTCAGGGCGCGAGCGATGCCGATGTGGCCGCGCTGGAGCGCCAGCTTGGCGACCTACTCGGACTGCGGGTGAAGATCACCTTTGGCGCTGGCGGCGGTGCCGTGACGATCGATTACAGCACGCTGGATCAGCTCGACATGTTGTGTCAGCGGCTGAGCGGTGAGCCGATCTGA
- a CDS encoding HAD family phosphatase, which yields MKFDALLFDFDGVLIESEYLGNKHIADFLTERGHPITPEQSMANFMGLSGRDFLDRVESFIGGPLPDDWSEARMAENERVLAEGVEEVAGAIAFVRSLPADLPKAVVSSSSTRWISTHLAHLGLSDVFGDHIYSGAEHVTRGKPAPDLYLYGARQLGVSIERCAILEDSPVGATGAVASGGHVIGLCAGLHCTPGHDARLREIGVHAIAHDFDEVRRLLQV from the coding sequence ATGAAGTTCGACGCGTTGCTGTTCGATTTCGACGGAGTGCTGATCGAAAGCGAGTATCTCGGCAACAAGCACATTGCCGACTTCCTCACCGAGCGCGGGCATCCGATCACGCCGGAGCAGTCCATGGCCAATTTCATGGGTCTGTCCGGCCGCGACTTCCTCGATCGGGTGGAATCCTTCATCGGTGGGCCGCTGCCCGACGACTGGAGCGAGGCGCGCATGGCGGAGAACGAGCGCGTGCTGGCCGAGGGGGTCGAGGAAGTCGCCGGCGCGATCGCCTTTGTCCGCAGCCTGCCCGCCGATCTGCCCAAGGCGGTCGTCTCCTCCAGCTCGACGCGCTGGATCAGCACGCATCTTGCGCATCTCGGCCTGTCGGACGTGTTCGGCGACCACATCTATTCGGGTGCGGAGCATGTCACTCGGGGGAAGCCAGCGCCGGATTTGTACCTGTATGGCGCGCGCCAGCTCGGCGTTTCGATCGAGCGGTGCGCGATCCTCGAGGATTCACCGGTTGGCGCGACTGGCGCGGTGGCGAGCGGCGGGCATGTCATCGGCCTGTGCGCGGGGCTGCACTGCACGCCTGGCCATGACGCGAGGCTGCGCGAGATCGGCGTCCACGCGATCGCGCATGACTTCGATGAGGTCAGGCGGCTGTTGCAGGTCTGA
- a CDS encoding YggS family pyridoxal phosphate-dependent enzyme — protein MQADDRLDAIRGRIAHAAKLARRDAAAITLIAVSKTHPADAIEPLLAAGHRDFGENRVQEAEAKWPALREKYPDARLHLIGQLQSNKASDAVAMADAIHAVDRSSLITALAKAMDAQDRRPACFIQVNIGEEAQKGGCAIADLPALLAEARSADLPVAGLMCLPPAEVEAAPYFALLAKLARDEGIGGLSMGMSDDFETAVMIGATHVRIGSALFGARA, from the coding sequence ATGCAAGCCGACGACCGCCTTGATGCCATCCGCGGGCGCATCGCCCATGCCGCCAAGCTGGCGCGGCGCGATGCTGCCGCCATTACCCTGATCGCCGTATCGAAGACGCACCCTGCCGATGCGATCGAGCCCCTGCTCGCCGCCGGCCACCGCGACTTCGGGGAGAACCGCGTGCAGGAGGCGGAGGCCAAATGGCCTGCCCTGCGTGAGAAATATCCGGACGCGCGGCTGCACCTGATCGGTCAGCTGCAATCCAACAAGGCGAGCGATGCGGTCGCGATGGCCGATGCCATCCACGCGGTGGACCGGTCCTCGCTCATCACCGCGCTGGCCAAGGCGATGGACGCGCAAGATCGTCGCCCCGCCTGCTTCATCCAGGTGAACATTGGTGAGGAAGCGCAGAAGGGCGGCTGCGCGATCGCTGACCTGCCCGCGCTCTTGGCGGAAGCGCGCAGTGCCGACCTGCCGGTGGCGGGGCTGATGTGCCTGCCGCCTGCGGAGGTGGAGGCCGCGCCCTATTTCGCGCTACTGGCGAAGCTCGCGCGTGACGAAGGCATCGGCGGGCTCAGCATGGGCATGTCGGACGATTTCGAGACCGCGGTGATGATCGGCGCCACGCATGTGCGCATCGGCTCAGCGCTGTTCGGAGCCCGCGCATGA
- the ribA gene encoding GTP cyclohydrolase II encodes MTDPRQTARAIDALRRGWPIRIGALALLPIETADPVRLDAFDPERQAPVLLSAGRAETLKLANQLEAAVPDAPVLVDRAPWIDFATATALADPQLDLATPLKGPFRAIAVTARDDAAAALRLARIAGMLPAFFVLEGGAADVTLSSAEIDAHEDAVRLTIAARARLPVAHAEDAEIVAFRTPEGPGEHVALLIGTPQGEPPLVRLHSECLTGDALGSLKCDCGPQLDAALKAIAKSGWGILLYLRQEGRGIGLVNKLRAYALQDQGFDTVDANTRLGFAIDARDFGVAARMLDLLGQREIRLLTNNPGKVAGLEARGITVTERVPHFLPTNPHNEQYLATKRDRTGHQL; translated from the coding sequence TTGACCGATCCGCGCCAGACCGCCCGAGCGATCGACGCATTGCGCCGCGGCTGGCCGATCCGCATCGGCGCGCTGGCGCTGCTGCCGATCGAGACGGCCGATCCGGTGCGGCTGGATGCGTTCGATCCCGAGCGGCAGGCGCCGGTTCTGCTATCCGCCGGCCGGGCCGAGACGCTGAAGCTGGCCAACCAGCTCGAGGCGGCGGTGCCCGACGCGCCGGTGCTGGTGGACCGGGCGCCTTGGATCGATTTCGCGACGGCGACCGCACTGGCGGATCCGCAGCTCGACCTCGCGACGCCGCTGAAGGGACCGTTTCGCGCCATCGCCGTGACGGCGCGCGATGATGCCGCGGCGGCGCTTCGGCTGGCGCGCATCGCGGGCATGTTACCGGCCTTCTTCGTTCTGGAGGGCGGTGCCGCCGATGTCACCTTGTCATCGGCCGAGATCGACGCGCACGAGGATGCTGTTCGGCTGACCATAGCCGCGCGTGCGCGGTTGCCGGTCGCCCATGCCGAAGATGCCGAAATCGTGGCGTTCCGGACGCCGGAAGGGCCGGGCGAGCATGTCGCCTTGCTGATTGGCACCCCGCAGGGAGAGCCGCCGCTGGTGCGCCTGCACAGCGAATGCCTGACCGGGGATGCGCTGGGCAGCCTCAAATGCGATTGCGGGCCACAGCTGGATGCGGCGCTGAAGGCGATTGCCAAATCGGGGTGGGGCATCCTGTTGTATCTTCGCCAGGAAGGGCGGGGGATTGGTCTGGTCAACAAGCTGCGCGCCTATGCGCTCCAGGATCAGGGCTTCGACACGGTGGACGCCAATACGCGGCTCGGCTTCGCAATCGATGCGCGCGATTTCGGCGTCGCGGCGCGGATGCTCGATTTGCTCGGGCAGCGCGAGATCCGGCTGTTGACCAACAATCCGGGCAAGGTGGCCGGGTTGGAAGCGCGTGGCATCACCGTCACGGAACGGGTGCCGCACTTCCTGCCGACAAACCCGCACAACGAACAATATCTCGCCACCAAGCGCGACCGCACCGGGCATCAGCTATAA
- the leuS gene encoding leucine--tRNA ligase, translating into MSPSNGQRFNALAADARWQRVWDERATFAADDHSPKPKSYVLEMFPYPSGRIHMGHVRNYTMGDVLARFRRMNGMEVLHPMGWDAFGMPAENAAMEKGVHPGGWTRDNIATMKAQLKRLGFALDWTREFATCDPEYYGHEQALFLKFYEAGLVYRRESAVNWDPVDMTVLANEQVIDGRGWRSGALVEKRKLNQWFLKITAFADDLLSGLGELKNWPDKVRLMQENWIGKSQGLTFRFALGDAAGTNEGVVEVYTTRPDTIFGASFVAVAADHPLAQRVAADDPAAQAFIEECRRGGTTAAELETQEKQGFDTGLKATHPFDPSLQLPVYIANFVLMDYGVGAVFGVPAHDQRDFEFATKYALPIRRVVSDGPKDAPEFAEGEAYTGPGTLVNSHFLDGMDVEDAKREVILRAEAGGWGEGTTVFRLRDWGVSRQRYWGTPIPIIHCDACGAVPVPGDQLPVKLPEDVSFATPGNPLDRHPTWKHVDCPSCGKPAVRETDTLDTFADSSWYFIRFASQPSDKPFDRAVAEQWLPVNQYIGGVEHAILHLLYARFWTRALKAVDLIDVAEPFAGLFTQGMVTHETYKSSDGRWLSPGEIEDGVETATGQPVTVGRIEKMSKSKKNTIDPEPIVDQYGADAVRWFMLSDSPPERDLEWSENGIEGAWRFVQRLWRLIGDDRTGEGEDIALRKVAHRTVKGVAEAIEGLQFNKAVALIYTLANAIEKAQPSADRTAALGTLLRLVAPMVPHLAEEAWAAQGHEGLVADADWPVVDPAMLVDDEVTVAVQVNGKLRDTLVMPKGVAREVAEAQALALDKVIRVLEGKAPKKVIVVPDRLVNIVA; encoded by the coding sequence ATGAGCCCCAGCAACGGCCAACGTTTCAACGCGCTCGCCGCCGATGCCCGCTGGCAGCGGGTATGGGACGAGCGCGCCACCTTCGCCGCGGACGACCATTCGCCCAAGCCCAAGAGCTACGTGCTCGAGATGTTCCCCTATCCCTCGGGGCGCATCCACATGGGGCATGTGCGCAATTACACCATGGGCGACGTGCTGGCGCGCTTCCGCCGGATGAATGGCATGGAAGTGCTCCACCCAATGGGGTGGGACGCGTTCGGCATGCCGGCCGAGAATGCCGCGATGGAGAAGGGCGTCCACCCCGGCGGCTGGACGCGCGACAATATCGCCACGATGAAGGCGCAGCTGAAGCGGCTGGGCTTCGCGCTGGACTGGACGCGCGAATTCGCGACCTGCGATCCCGAATATTACGGGCATGAGCAGGCGCTGTTCCTGAAATTCTACGAGGCGGGGCTCGTCTATCGCCGCGAAAGCGCGGTGAACTGGGATCCGGTCGACATGACCGTGCTCGCCAATGAGCAGGTGATCGACGGGCGTGGCTGGCGTTCGGGCGCTTTGGTCGAGAAGCGCAAGCTGAACCAGTGGTTCCTGAAGATCACCGCCTTCGCCGACGACCTGCTGTCGGGGCTGGGCGAGTTGAAGAACTGGCCGGACAAGGTCCGCCTGATGCAGGAAAACTGGATCGGGAAGAGCCAGGGGCTGACCTTCCGTTTCGCGCTTGGCGATGCGGCCGGCACGAACGAGGGCGTGGTTGAGGTCTATACCACCCGCCCCGACACGATCTTCGGCGCGAGCTTCGTCGCGGTGGCGGCGGATCATCCGCTGGCGCAGCGCGTGGCGGCTGACGATCCCGCGGCGCAGGCGTTCATCGAGGAATGCCGTCGCGGCGGCACGACTGCGGCCGAGCTGGAGACGCAGGAGAAGCAGGGGTTCGACACCGGGCTAAAGGCCACGCATCCGTTCGATCCGTCGCTTCAGCTGCCGGTCTACATCGCGAACTTCGTGCTGATGGATTATGGCGTCGGCGCGGTGTTCGGCGTGCCGGCGCATGACCAGCGCGATTTCGAATTCGCTACGAAATACGCACTGCCGATCCGCCGCGTCGTCTCCGACGGGCCGAAGGATGCGCCCGAGTTCGCCGAGGGCGAGGCCTATACCGGGCCGGGCACGCTGGTGAATTCGCACTTCCTCGACGGGATGGACGTGGAGGACGCCAAGCGCGAGGTGATCCTGCGCGCCGAGGCAGGCGGCTGGGGTGAGGGCACCACGGTGTTCCGCCTGCGCGACTGGGGCGTCAGCCGCCAGCGTTACTGGGGCACGCCGATCCCGATCATCCATTGCGACGCCTGTGGCGCGGTGCCGGTGCCGGGCGACCAGCTGCCGGTGAAACTGCCCGAGGACGTGAGCTTTGCGACGCCGGGCAACCCGCTCGATCGCCACCCCACGTGGAAGCACGTCGATTGCCCGTCCTGCGGCAAGCCAGCGGTGCGCGAGACCGACACGCTCGATACGTTTGCGGATTCGTCCTGGTATTTCATCCGCTTCGCCAGCCAGCCGAGCGACAAGCCGTTCGATCGTGCGGTGGCCGAGCAATGGCTGCCGGTGAATCAATATATCGGCGGGGTGGAGCATGCGATCCTCCACCTGCTCTACGCGCGTTTCTGGACGCGCGCGCTGAAGGCGGTGGACCTCATCGATGTCGCGGAGCCGTTTGCCGGCCTGTTCACGCAGGGCATGGTGACGCACGAGACGTACAAATCGTCTGACGGTCGCTGGCTCTCGCCGGGCGAGATCGAGGATGGCGTCGAGACGGCAACCGGCCAGCCAGTGACGGTCGGCCGCATCGAGAAGATGTCCAAGTCGAAGAAGAACACGATCGATCCCGAACCGATCGTGGATCAATATGGCGCGGATGCGGTGCGCTGGTTCATGCTCTCCGACTCGCCGCCCGAGCGCGACCTGGAGTGGAGCGAGAACGGTATCGAGGGCGCGTGGCGCTTCGTGCAGCGGCTGTGGCGGCTGATCGGCGACGATAGGACTGGTGAGGGCGAGGACATTGCTCTGCGCAAGGTGGCGCATCGCACCGTCAAGGGCGTCGCCGAGGCGATCGAGGGGCTGCAGTTCAACAAGGCCGTGGCGCTGATCTACACGCTCGCCAACGCGATCGAGAAGGCGCAGCCGTCCGCGGATCGCACGGCGGCGCTCGGTACGTTGCTGCGGCTCGTCGCGCCGATGGTGCCGCATCTCGCCGAGGAAGCCTGGGCGGCGCAGGGGCATGAGGGGCTGGTCGCGGACGCCGATTGGCCCGTCGTGGACCCCGCGATGCTGGTGGACGACGAAGTCACCGTCGCCGTGCAGGTCAATGGCAAGCTGCGCGACACGCTGGTGATGCCAAAGGGCGTCGCGCGCGAAGTCGCCGAAGCGCAGGCGCTGGCCTTGGACAAGGTGATCCGCGTGCTGGAGGGCAAGGCCCCCAAGAAGGTGATCGTGGTGCCTGATCGACTGGTGAACATCGTCGCATGA
- a CDS encoding DUF3576 domain-containing protein, producing the protein MFRPLRSALVVSAALAVAACGGGQKRPEADLAASRITTIGVNSYLWRASLDTLSFMPLLQTDSNGGVIVTDWYVNPQTPTERMKVTVTILDQDLRADAVRVAALREVNQAGQWVSAPVAAATTQKMEDIILTRARDLRRASSASN; encoded by the coding sequence ATGTTCCGCCCGTTGCGTTCCGCGCTGGTCGTTAGCGCTGCCCTTGCCGTTGCTGCCTGTGGTGGTGGCCAGAAGCGGCCGGAGGCGGATCTCGCCGCCAGCCGTATCACCACCATCGGGGTGAACAGCTATCTGTGGCGTGCCTCGCTTGACACGCTCAGCTTCATGCCGCTGCTACAGACCGATTCCAACGGCGGCGTCATCGTCACCGACTGGTATGTGAACCCGCAGACGCCGACCGAGCGGATGAAGGTGACCGTTACGATCCTCGATCAGGATCTGCGCGCCGACGCCGTGCGCGTCGCTGCGCTGCGTGAGGTGAACCAGGCTGGCCAGTGGGTGAGCGCGCCGGTCGCTGCCGCCACGACGCAGAAGATGGAAGACATCATCCTGACCCGCGCGCGCGATCTGCGCCGCGCGTCGTCGGCTTCCAACTGA